The Planctomycetia bacterium genome includes a window with the following:
- a CDS encoding NAD(P)H-dependent oxidoreductase produces MKPNDDNGRLPPSERPFRVLILSGSDRRQYNCPGVDSKSRMLMLRMADGLPPDWEIDLEDLGNVYGRARIQSCNACVSTSIALCCWPCNCYESNHKDEPDLMWDLDLYARLDLADAWAIIGPVNWYAPTSNLKLMFDRLVCMNGGNPQEDLIDHKDPEKARELEHSPEWHELSLNHLEGRTAAFFCYGDGGGDELESTGRPKILRHPEYFDPDEEPFEDMRHAYAPLVWQCRYGGVEVPENLWHYEEFGRGKKYSDNQAEHLAAEDRVLAEFDGWVSRFTLFVRNKDKVEPGRYRAYGYQAPGHRWADLKLKWRELRMRAGFPPSGSSPAKQQELGLNRDVTLRPELGEGEKLRE; encoded by the coding sequence ATGAAGCCGAATGACGATAACGGTAGGTTGCCTCCTTCCGAGCGCCCCTTCCGAGTATTGATACTTTCAGGGTCGGATCGGCGGCAGTACAACTGCCCTGGCGTTGATTCAAAATCGCGAATGCTGATGCTGCGCATGGCCGATGGTCTGCCGCCGGACTGGGAGATCGACCTGGAAGATCTGGGCAATGTCTACGGGCGCGCCCGAATCCAGAGTTGCAACGCCTGCGTCTCTACGTCGATAGCTCTGTGCTGCTGGCCCTGCAACTGCTACGAGTCGAACCATAAGGACGAACCCGACTTGATGTGGGATTTAGATCTGTACGCGCGGCTCGATCTCGCGGATGCTTGGGCGATCATCGGTCCGGTCAACTGGTACGCACCCACCAGCAATCTGAAACTCATGTTTGATCGCTTGGTGTGCATGAACGGCGGAAATCCTCAAGAGGATCTGATCGATCACAAAGATCCAGAAAAAGCTCGCGAATTAGAACATTCTCCCGAGTGGCACGAGTTGAGCCTCAATCATTTAGAGGGACGTACCGCGGCGTTTTTCTGCTATGGCGATGGTGGAGGCGACGAGCTGGAATCAACAGGACGGCCTAAGATCCTACGCCATCCAGAATACTTCGATCCAGACGAAGAACCGTTTGAGGATATGCGCCACGCTTATGCTCCGCTTGTGTGGCAATGCCGCTACGGCGGCGTCGAGGTGCCGGAAAACCTTTGGCACTACGAGGAATTTGGCCGTGGCAAGAAATACAGCGACAATCAGGCGGAACATCTGGCGGCCGAAGACCGGGTGCTGGCGGAATTCGATGGCTGGGTGTCGCGTTTCACCCTCTTTGTGCGGAATAAGGACAAGGTTGAGCCAGGGCGTTACCGAGCCTACGGATACCAGGCGCCAGGCCATCGCTGGGCCGACCTAAAGCTGAAATGGCGTGAACTGCGAATGCGTGCAGGTTTTCCGCCGAGCGGATCGTCCCCTGCGAAGCAACAGGAGTTAGGCCTCAATCGAGACGTAACATTGCGCCCTGAACTTGGCGAGGGAGAGAAGCTACGGGAGTAA
- a CDS encoding mercuric reductase encodes MIHQERTILADQPIIEGVPQTSPADEFNQELVRNVHPLDWVNSKPDGRYNLVVIGAGTAGLVTAAGAAGLGAKVALIERSLMGGDCLNVGCVPSKGVISAARIAATVRHAREFGVDVPEGVTVNFAAAMERMRRLRARISPNDSAQRFRDLGVDVYFGQAKFVDSNTVDVDGTKLNFKRAVIATGARAAAPPVPGLNSVDYLTNETLFSLTELPRRLGVIGAGPIGCEMAQAFAQFGSEVFLVEAEHGILPREDRDAAEIVQQAMSRDGVKLLCCGKNLAIKNDGGIRLTVDSHGTGYDEPIDKLLVSVGRAPNIEDLNLQAVGVEHAKKGVTVNERMQTTNPMIYAAGDVCSPYQFTHTADFMARIVIQNSLFWGRKKSSSLVIPWCTYTTPEIAHVGLYESQAKEKGIEVETFIQEFHEVDRAVLDGEDNGFVKVHVKKGTDRILGATIVARHAGDLISEITLAMTHGLGLKKIGSTIHPYPTQAEAIRKLGDQFNRARLTPFVKSLFKKWLTWTR; translated from the coding sequence ATGATTCATCAAGAGCGCACGATTCTCGCGGATCAGCCGATAATCGAGGGGGTTCCGCAAACCAGTCCGGCGGACGAGTTCAATCAGGAGCTGGTTCGCAATGTTCATCCCTTGGACTGGGTGAACTCGAAACCGGACGGGCGATACAATCTGGTCGTGATTGGAGCGGGAACGGCCGGCCTGGTGACGGCAGCCGGAGCCGCCGGCTTGGGGGCCAAAGTGGCGTTGATCGAACGCAGCCTGATGGGCGGCGACTGCTTGAATGTCGGCTGCGTGCCTTCCAAGGGTGTCATCAGCGCGGCCCGCATCGCAGCCACCGTGCGCCATGCGCGTGAGTTTGGTGTGGACGTTCCGGAAGGTGTCACAGTCAACTTCGCTGCGGCAATGGAACGTATGCGACGGCTGCGCGCCCGCATCAGTCCCAATGATTCCGCCCAGCGGTTCCGCGACCTCGGGGTGGATGTCTATTTTGGGCAGGCAAAGTTCGTGGATTCAAACACGGTCGATGTGGACGGCACGAAGCTCAACTTCAAGCGTGCCGTGATCGCAACCGGCGCGCGGGCCGCAGCCCCGCCGGTACCTGGCTTGAACTCTGTGGACTATCTGACGAACGAAACATTGTTCTCGCTGACTGAGCTTCCCCGACGACTTGGCGTGATTGGCGCTGGACCGATCGGTTGCGAGATGGCTCAAGCGTTCGCTCAGTTTGGCTCTGAGGTGTTCCTGGTCGAGGCGGAACACGGCATTCTGCCACGCGAGGACCGTGATGCGGCCGAAATTGTGCAACAGGCCATGTCGCGCGATGGCGTGAAGCTACTGTGCTGTGGCAAGAACCTGGCGATCAAGAACGATGGTGGAATCCGGCTCACGGTCGATTCGCACGGCACTGGATATGACGAACCGATCGACAAACTGTTGGTTTCGGTCGGCCGAGCACCCAACATCGAGGATCTGAATCTGCAAGCGGTTGGCGTGGAGCACGCCAAAAAGGGAGTGACCGTGAATGAACGCATGCAGACGACAAACCCCATGATTTACGCAGCGGGGGATGTCTGTTCGCCGTATCAGTTCACGCACACCGCCGACTTCATGGCTCGCATCGTGATTCAGAACTCGCTCTTCTGGGGCCGAAAGAAATCATCGTCGCTGGTGATTCCCTGGTGTACTTACACGACGCCTGAGATCGCCCACGTGGGGCTTTACGAAAGCCAAGCCAAAGAAAAGGGGATCGAAGTCGAGACGTTCATCCAAGAGTTCCACGAGGTCGACCGGGCAGTTCTGGATGGGGAAGACAACGGGTTTGTTAAAGTTCACGTCAAGAAAGGGACCGACAGGATCCTGGGCGCGACAATTGTCGCGCGCCATGCGGGAGACTTGATCTCCGAGATTACGCTGGCGATGACGCACGGCCTGGGACTGAAGAAGATCGGCAGCACGATTCATCCGTATCCGACTCAAGCCGAGGCGATCCGCAAGCTCGGCGACCAGTTTAACCGCGCGCGGCTGACACCGTTTGTTAAATCGCTATTCAAGAAATGGCTAACGTGGACGCGTTGA
- a CDS encoding alpha/beta hydrolase: MNWRDFQQLQRVVELHEHFLSYVDHGNGKPVVLVHGIPTWGYLWHGVSPVLAETHRVLIPDMLGFGYSDKRDSFDRSISRQAEVIDAWMGKLGIETAAIVGHDIGGGVALRLATLFPNRVDRLCVLNTVCYDSWPIELMLQFGHPDANRKLSASAALSLLRAALKQGFARSPQEDVLDGLLAPYRTEVGKLSLIRNAAALNTNLTTEISDQLLLLDLPTLVLWGEDDTFQAVKYGQRLARDIPRSQFVRINDARHFVMFDQPDQVVAQLVSFLGSDLP; this comes from the coding sequence ATGAATTGGCGCGACTTCCAGCAACTGCAACGGGTCGTGGAACTGCACGAGCATTTCTTAAGCTATGTAGATCATGGAAATGGCAAACCGGTCGTGCTCGTGCATGGTATTCCCACCTGGGGATACCTGTGGCACGGCGTGTCGCCAGTTCTTGCGGAAACGCATCGAGTTCTCATCCCGGACATGCTCGGTTTCGGCTACTCCGACAAGCGCGATTCATTCGATAGATCAATTTCGCGTCAAGCTGAGGTGATTGATGCCTGGATGGGTAAGCTCGGAATTGAGACGGCTGCGATTGTCGGCCATGACATCGGAGGCGGAGTGGCGTTACGTTTGGCCACGCTATTCCCAAACCGGGTCGACCGGCTTTGCGTGTTGAATACCGTCTGTTACGACTCTTGGCCCATTGAACTCATGTTGCAATTCGGCCATCCAGATGCGAATCGCAAGCTCTCCGCTTCCGCCGCTCTTAGTTTGCTGCGCGCTGCGCTTAAGCAGGGCTTTGCGCGGTCGCCACAGGAGGACGTGCTCGATGGCCTGCTTGCCCCCTATCGGACGGAGGTTGGAAAGCTGTCGCTGATCCGCAATGCCGCAGCACTCAACACCAACTTAACGACAGAAATTAGCGATCAGCTACTTCTCCTCGATTTGCCGACTCTCGTGCTTTGGGGCGAGGACGACACGTTTCAGGCTGTAAAGTATGGGCAACGATTAGCCAGGGACATCCCTCGTTCGCAGTTTGTTCGCATTAACGATGCACGTCATTTCGTCATGTTCGACCAACCCGATCAAGTTGTTGCACAGCTCGTGTCTTTTCTTGGAAGCGATCTGCCATGA
- a CDS encoding halocarboxylic acid dehydrogenase DehI family protein, which produces MFGLGKPTPVAEHEADGEVERVYHEIKQVLRVTGVNLNFRDWAGYKKFFPVMWDALRPNAETRDFETAADCLRIEAANAAHALGPLQGANAIRLGESQAFQIRAALRLYRYINPKLLVFTSAVRLALAGESTGSGDAKRPVKLVELGAPHQMYALEMESEKPHEDNLNKLYTDIKRTLSLKSINSDYRTLALWPNYLAGAWHKLKPVIQQDHYAQASIQLLELARAAARALPLSISLSRDRIQELGEDTDEIVTMTDHFESLLPNLILNIALLEHDFQAGEDLASSPFPAPDRHVHKGGAV; this is translated from the coding sequence ATGTTTGGACTGGGAAAGCCGACGCCTGTCGCGGAGCATGAGGCCGACGGGGAAGTCGAACGCGTCTACCATGAAATCAAGCAGGTGCTCCGTGTGACGGGCGTCAATTTGAACTTTCGCGATTGGGCCGGTTACAAGAAGTTCTTTCCTGTAATGTGGGACGCTCTTCGTCCAAACGCAGAGACCCGCGACTTCGAGACGGCCGCTGACTGCTTACGCATCGAAGCTGCCAACGCGGCCCATGCCCTCGGCCCTCTCCAAGGTGCGAACGCGATTCGACTCGGAGAAAGCCAGGCATTTCAGATCCGCGCCGCTTTGAGGCTTTATCGATACATCAATCCGAAGCTACTGGTATTTACTTCTGCAGTTCGCTTGGCGCTTGCCGGCGAGTCGACCGGGTCGGGGGACGCAAAGCGCCCCGTGAAACTCGTCGAACTGGGTGCGCCGCATCAGATGTATGCCCTGGAGATGGAATCGGAGAAGCCGCACGAGGATAATCTCAATAAGCTGTATACCGACATCAAGCGGACGCTTTCCCTGAAATCGATCAACAGCGATTATCGAACGCTGGCGCTTTGGCCCAACTATCTTGCGGGTGCCTGGCACAAGCTGAAACCTGTTATCCAGCAGGACCATTACGCTCAGGCGAGTATCCAACTGCTCGAGCTGGCGCGCGCTGCGGCGCGTGCGCTTCCGCTTTCAATCTCGCTGAGCAGAGATCGCATCCAGGAATTAGGTGAGGACACGGACGAGATAGTCACAATGACCGACCATTTTGAAAGCTTGCTGCCAAACCTCATTTTAAACATTGCATTACTGGAGCACGACTTCCAAGCCGGCGAAGACCTTGCGAGCTCTCCATTCCCCGCTCCCGACCGCCATGTTCACAAAGGTGGTGCCGTATGA
- a CDS encoding sterol desaturase family protein: MNSNQRLPGWLVGAILGISFTTLLVLERHWPLRKSVESKVRRSARNLALAALGGALIQVTEMPVTIPLSTWVESRKCGVMKYLSLPLWMEVGLAVVLLDYTLYLWHILLHKVPFLWRCHQPHHVDLDLDASTAIRFHFSELIASVPWRVGQILLIGVSPLALSVWQTATLLEVMFQHSNVRLPLGIERWLCFVIVTPRMHGIHHSIISDEQNSNLSSGLTLWDWLHGTLRLNVPQDDITIGVPAYQNPNDVTLPQVLAMPFASQRTEQHLLDGRASIRLPTDVSRERLLR; the protein is encoded by the coding sequence ATGAATAGCAATCAGCGACTGCCAGGCTGGCTCGTCGGCGCAATCTTGGGAATTTCGTTTACCACCCTGCTCGTATTAGAGAGGCACTGGCCGCTACGAAAAAGTGTGGAATCCAAGGTCCGCCGAAGCGCACGAAATCTGGCCCTCGCGGCACTCGGTGGAGCGCTGATTCAGGTCACCGAAATGCCGGTCACAATCCCGCTCAGTACCTGGGTCGAATCTCGCAAGTGTGGCGTTATGAAGTATTTGTCACTTCCGCTCTGGATGGAAGTGGGACTGGCCGTTGTGTTGCTCGATTACACCCTGTACTTGTGGCATATTCTGCTTCACAAAGTACCGTTTCTGTGGCGCTGCCACCAGCCACATCATGTGGATTTGGATCTCGACGCCTCTACGGCCATTCGCTTTCACTTCTCAGAGCTCATCGCTTCCGTCCCCTGGCGCGTGGGTCAGATTCTACTGATTGGCGTCTCGCCTCTGGCTCTTTCCGTTTGGCAAACAGCCACACTCCTGGAAGTAATGTTCCAGCACTCCAACGTGCGCCTCCCCCTGGGAATTGAGCGCTGGCTTTGCTTCGTGATTGTGACGCCGCGGATGCATGGAATTCATCATTCAATTATTTCGGATGAACAGAATTCTAACTTGTCCAGCGGGCTGACACTGTGGGACTGGCTGCATGGAACATTGCGGCTCAATGTGCCCCAGGATGATATCACCATTGGCGTGCCTGCCTACCAGAATCCAAATGATGTGACGCTGCCGCAGGTACTTGCCATGCCGTTCGCCAGCCAACGCACCGAGCAACATTTGCTTGATGGTCGCGCCTCCATACGACTGCCGACAGACGTTTCTAGGGAGCGTCTTCTTAGGTAA